A portion of the Cydia strobilella chromosome 5, ilCydStro3.1, whole genome shotgun sequence genome contains these proteins:
- the LOC134741644 gene encoding acetylcholinesterase-like: MILLSLQETLEVPPFEGVYSAKDDTALCPQQDDINYKIIGTLDCLRINVYVPEGTNPDSLLPVMVFIHGGDFRRWNSNRDTYGPDFLVTKGVILVTFNYRLGAYGFMSIHRSDIPGNAGLRDQWKALLWVRENIVAFGGDNDDVTLFGEDAGAASVEVHILSKNSKGLFHKAILQSGSVLCDWAMAERDTQAPMKLAKYLGLDTDNVDDALNYLYTIDPKLVITASIDTGLIESFKPTVEKEFFRVQSMIKDKPSELLNEASLSIPIIIGFNSREDHPNVRYFSDSLDGYFKRANASFRAKINNYFNLDDEDLDEVESRVRYFYIPDQNVGLHTIEAMFDFDADFSLMYPSLRDSRYYVEAGATVYLYTFDYAGGRNYMKKRFRVNLNVGAIHGDEIGYLFQQSSDIHPRCSETNEDKVIINLMTYMWTDFAKTSNPTPARHIFTWTPVIEEFSYALLGAKLQMIHHLYHQRMAFWDQIFEKYGEFMRW, encoded by the exons ATGATTTTGCTATCTTTGCAGGAAACGTTAGAGGTACCTCCATTTGAAGGAGTCTACTCTGCTAAAGATGATACGGCATTATGTCCACAACAAGatgacataaattataaaataatcggTACCCTGGACTGCTTACGGATCAACGTTTACGTCCCTGAAGGAACTAACCCTGACAGTCTACTCCCAGTCATGGTCTTCATCCACGGCGGAGATTTCAGGAGATGGAACTCTAACAGAGACACTTACGGTCCTGATTTCCTTGTCACCAAAGGCGTCATTCTAGTAACGTTTAATTATAGACTAGGCGCGTATGGATTCATGTCTATACATAGATCAGATATACCAGGTAACGCTGGATTAAGAGATCAGTGGAAAGCATTACTATGGGTCAGAGAGAATATAGTAGCTTTTGGAGGAGATAATGATGATGTTACATTGTTTGGTGAGGACGCAGGCGCTGCTTCTGTAGAAGTCCATATactttcaaaaaattctaaaggCCTGTTTCATAAAGCTATTTTACAAAGTGGATCAGTGCTTTGTGATTGGGCCATGGCAGAACGGGATACACAGGCACCGATGAAATTAGCTAAATATTTAGGACTAGATACAGATAATGTCGACGACGCTTTAAACTACTTATACACAATTGATCCTAAATTGGTAATAACTGCCTCTATAGATACAGGTCTCATTGAATCTTTTAAACCGACAGTCGAAAAAGAATTCTTTCGCGTACAATCTATGATAAAAGACAAGCCAAGCGAACTGTTAAATGAAGCGTCGTTATCAATCCCAATTATAATAGGATTTAATAGTAGAGAAGATCATCCTAACGTGCGTTACTTCTCAGATTCTCTTGATGGTTATTTTAAAAGAGCGAATGCGAGTTTCAGAGCTAAGATAAATAATTACTTCAATTTAGATGACGAAGATTTAGATGAAGTTGAGAGTCGAGTTAGATATTTTTACATACCCGATCAAAACGTCGGTCTTCATACTATTGAAGCTATGTTCGATTTTGATGCTGACTTCTCTTTAATGTATCCAAGTTTAAGAGATAGCCGATACTATGTAGAAGCTGGTGCTACAGtatatttgtatacatttgaTTACGCCGGTGGAAGGAACTATATGAAGAAAAGATTTAGGGTGAATTTGAACGTTGGAGCTATACATGGGGATGAGATTGGGTATTTATTTCAACAATCGTCTGACATACACCCTCGATGCTCAGAAACAAATGAAGATAAAGTGATCATTAATCTAATGACATACATGTGGACAGATTTTGCCAAAACCAG taacCCAACTCCAGCAAGACATATTTTCACCTGGACACCAGTGATTGAAGAATTCTCTTACGCTTTGTTAGGTGCCAAGCTGCAAATGATACATCACCTCTATCACCAAAGGATGGCGTTTTGGGACCAAATCTTTGAGAAGTACGGAGAATTTATGAGGTGGTAG